AGTCACCACCATCACGTACTTACTGGAAATCAACCTCcagaaaaaatttctttaGCAGTATTTCTGTAGCAACTTTAATCACGAGGGTCCTACAGGGAAAAGAATACAAACATAGCTTTGAAGCCTTCCCCTGGTTGGAGTGCACACTGTAATCAGATTTTCTCTAAACTACTCAGTACTACAGAACAAGACAGCGACATGGTATTTGCAGAACTAAATGTACCTTTATCCAAGTCTTTAAAGTTGGATAAAGTGTTTTAAAGTTGTAATCCAATCAACCTAATATTCAATACTCccaaatacaaaattagtcATCATGATGATACATAAAATGTCAGAAGCATCAATTAAAACACTATATGAGTAAATGGACAATAGCCAACACAAGCTCACCACATGAAAGATACTTAATATCTCAGAGGTCAGTAAATGCAACAAGTTATATGCTCTTATATTATGCTCTAAGAAGCTCAACGTTATATCCTAGATCAGTGAATTCGGCTGCATCTTTTACTCCTTCAAGTGCAGGGAAGACTTGATTGCAATCAAGTAAGCACAACCACATAAGTCGGTGCAACCACTAAAAGATCTTACAGACTAGGACTCTAGGAGCGTACAGGAAACAAAGGCAATACAGAAATgataacaattacaaaaaactGTTACTATATTAAGTGAACCCCCATTCATACAGCATCGACCAACTTGTAAGATATTAAGAATAAGTCCTCAGAAGATATTCATATCAAATAGTAACTTCAAATGTTTTTTTACCTGTTGTTTACTTTCATTGGAAATTTGCTCTACAGACCTCCACGGACAAACTTTTACCCAGTAATATCAACTCATTTGTTGTTCAAGCTCATGGAATCCATTCTAATCTTTCATTAAACTTCAGATCCACGGAGCTACATGAATTGGTTTTTCTCAATCATAACAATAGTGTTGAATGTGGGATAGATCAACTATGGCATTTCAAAAGCCTTCCCGTCGCCTAGGGGTATTTATAAACCCTCAGGAGAAATTGATGCCTTTAGAATGACATTCAGCTCATAATGCATCTATCCTTGCTTTTCTAAGTGcatcaaatattaagataCAAGCTAGTTATCCCATGTTCCGAAAACCCTCATTTTCAATCTTCACCTTGCAATGCATATTTCAGGTCTGGAACATAACCCAAATCCTTCACTTTTCTTCTAAGCTCTTCCAACTTGGCATAGATAGCATCCTTTTGAGGGTGATTAGTATCTCCAGCATAAAATCTATGGACTTTACCTTTTACAGATATCCAACTGTATCCTGGCTCCTTTCTAACACCTTGCTCTTTCATCACTTTCCGCAGGTCAAGCCCGTCTTTATAACTACCTGTTTCCATGTATGTGTTAGATAACAGCACATATGTAGAAGAATATTCCGGACAAAGAGAGAGAATCTTCTTGGCCGCTATTTCACCAAACTCAATATTGCCATGAATCCTGCATGCAGCCAATAAGGTCTGCCATACCATCTCATCTGGTTCAATAGGCATTTTCATTATAAACTCAAATGCTTCATTGAGGCGCCCCACACGACCTAGGAGATCAACAACAGAGGCATAGTGCTCCATTTCTGGCACCAAACCATAGGATTTCTCCATTGACCAAAAGTACTGAAGGCCTTCCTCGACGAGACCAGCATGGCTGCACGCAGATAGAACACATAGTAAGGTAACAGAATTTGGTTTAATATGCATCTGTTCCATTCTTTTGAAGTGCCAAAGTGCATCAGCAACAGAACCATGATAGGCGTGACCTGACAATATAGCAGTCATTGAGACAACATCAGGATTAGATATCCGATTGTAAACCTCATCTGCGTCTTTTATACTGCCTCCCTTAGCATACATATCAATCAGAGCACTTTCAATGTATCTTACAGTTTCAAAGCCTAATTTGCACAGAAGGCCATGGATTTGACGACCATATTCAAGATAACAAAGATTAGCACATGCAGTAAGGACACTGGCAAGAGTAAAGTCATTAGGTGTGAACCCTTCTTCCCTCATCtgagaaaaaacaagaagtgCTTCCTCCCATCTAGAACACTGAGAATAACATGTAACTAATGTTGTCCAGGAGACAATGTCTCTGCATTTCATCCTGTCGAGGATCTTCTGAACTTCTTCAAGAGACCCACATTTGGAGTATGCATCAGCAATGGCATTTTCAACACTTAGATTCATTAAATCAGGCCCAGACTTCAAAACTCTGCCATGCACTTCCTTCACTAACCATAAGCACTTCAAACTAGCAATCACATCAAATACACTACAGTAAGTGTAAAGATCAGGTATTATGTTATTTTGACACATTTTGACATACAATTCCAAAGCTTGTTGACTACAATTGCACAGTGCGTAACCAGTTATCATTGCATTCCATGGTCCATTTACTCCACATTCAGCAAAGTTCATATCAAAAACAGACCTTGCCTCCAATAAATGACCACATCTCGAGTACATATCTATTAGAGCAGTCCCAACAAGAATGTTTTCCTGCATTCCCAATTCTGATACACATTCATGAACCCTCTTTCCTTTATCAACATGGCCTAGCATCGCAACTGCCTTCAGAACACTAACTAGAGTATACATATTGGGAACAAAACCTTGCTCCTTCATCTGCATAAAATGGTCAAAAGCCTCCAAGTGCAGACCGTTGGCAGTAAGTCCTGATATCATTGCATTCCAAGAGACATCATTAATTACAGCCATAGAATTGAAAACTCTATAAG
This region of Sesamum indicum cultivar Zhongzhi No. 13 linkage group LG4, S_indicum_v1.0, whole genome shotgun sequence genomic DNA includes:
- the LOC105160822 gene encoding putative pentatricopeptide repeat-containing protein At3g47840; translation: MAINFPSKLQLLGSVHDRELFKPKVSNRKEAKKSSAAIAFQSINERTRVVGSKLFEFGANYEYSQKAQVQKLVDQLHSCAEKGLLTETREIHGYLLKSDFHDDNLLKLLNHVIYAYLKCSDFESANLVFDYLPRKNVFSWSVMITGFNQQASFRDGLKYFCKMTTHGILPDGFTYSAILQSCIGMGSVDLGDVVHGQIMVRGFGSHVVVGTALLNMYAKLGKVEEAYRVFNSMAVINDVSWNAMISGLTANGLHLEAFDHFMQMKEQGFVPNMYTLVSVLKAVAMLGHVDKGKRVHECVSELGMQENILVGTALIDMYSRCGHLLEARSVFDMNFAECGVNGPWNAMITGYALCNCSQQALELYVKMCQNNIIPDLYTYCSVFDVIASLKCLWLVKEVHGRVLKSGPDLMNLSVENAIADAYSKCGSLEEVQKILDRMKCRDIVSWTTLVTCYSQCSRWEEALLVFSQMREEGFTPNDFTLASVLTACANLCYLEYGRQIHGLLCKLGFETVRYIESALIDMYAKGGSIKDADEVYNRISNPDVVSMTAILSGHAYHGSVADALWHFKRMEQMHIKPNSVTLLCVLSACSHAGLVEEGLQYFWSMEKSYGLVPEMEHYASVVDLLGRVGRLNEAFEFIMKMPIEPDEMVWQTLLAACRIHGNIEFGEIAAKKILSLCPEYSSTYVLLSNTYMETGSYKDGLDLRKVMKEQGVRKEPGYSWISVKGKVHRFYAGDTNHPQKDAIYAKLEELRRKVKDLGYVPDLKYALQGED